One segment of Opisthocomus hoazin isolate bOpiHoa1 chromosome 22, bOpiHoa1.hap1, whole genome shotgun sequence DNA contains the following:
- the LTC4S gene encoding leukotriene C4 synthase isoform X2: MRNQVDLLATVTVLGVLEQAYFALQVIYARRKYKISPPETTGHPEFERIFRAQANCSEYFPIFVSLLWVAGIFFHQGVAAACGLLYLYTRFKYFQGYAVAAQGRLGPLYASARLLWLLLGLAVAGLLAHFALPRSSAWTAALAWPLQLLGAP, encoded by the exons atgAGAAATCAGGTAGACCTGCTGGCCACCGTCACAGTCTTGGGAGTCCTGGAGCAAG CCTATTTTGCACTGCAGGTGATCTATGCCCGGCGGAAGTACAAGATCTCCCCTCCTGAGACCACAGGTCACCCGGAGTTCGAGCGGATCTTCAGAGCTCA GGCAAATTGCTCCGAGTACTTTCCAATCTTTGTCTCCCTCCTCTGGGTTGCTGGAATCTTCTTCCATCAAG GTGTGGCCGCGGCGTGTGGGCTGCTCTACCTCTACACCCGCTTCAAGTATTTCCAGGGCTACGCCGTGGCTGCGCAGGGACG GTTGGGACCGCTGTACGCCAGCGCCcggctgctctggctgctgctggggctggcggtGGCCGGTCTCCTGGCACACTTCGCACTGCCCCGCTCCTCGGCATGGACGGCAGCGCTGGCGTGGCCCCTCCAGCTGCTTGGTGCCCCgtga
- the LTC4S gene encoding leukotriene C4 synthase isoform X1: protein MRNQVDLLATVTVLGVLEQAYFALQVIYARRKYKISPPETTGHPEFERIFRAQANCSEYFPIFVSLLWVAGIFFHQGWDRCTPAPGCSGCCWGWRWPVSWHTSHCPAPRHGRQRWRGPSSCLVPRERGRGAAKPTTGPGLAWCGQRPSISRALRSPSAGGRCWHSSACEAPLFSENFSSRRQTLPSLCPS from the exons atgAGAAATCAGGTAGACCTGCTGGCCACCGTCACAGTCTTGGGAGTCCTGGAGCAAG CCTATTTTGCACTGCAGGTGATCTATGCCCGGCGGAAGTACAAGATCTCCCCTCCTGAGACCACAGGTCACCCGGAGTTCGAGCGGATCTTCAGAGCTCA GGCAAATTGCTCCGAGTACTTTCCAATCTTTGTCTCCCTCCTCTGGGTTGCTGGAATCTTCTTCCATCAAG GTTGGGACCGCTGTACGCCAGCGCCcggctgctctggctgctgctggggctggcggtGGCCGGTCTCCTGGCACACTTCGCACTGCCCCGCTCCTCGGCATGGACGGCAGCGCTGGCGTGGCCCCTCCAGCTGCTTGGTGCCCCgtgagcggggccgcggcgctgccAAACCCACCACTGGCCCTGGGCTCGCGTGGTGTGGTCAGAGACCGAGCATCTCCCGGGCTCTGCGCTCACCTTCGGCAGGAGGCAGATGCTGGCACTCCTCTGCTTGTGAAGCTCCACTCTTCAGCGAGAATTTCTCTTCTAGAAGGCAAACGTTGCCCAGCCTCTGCCCCTCCTGA